The proteins below come from a single Bryobacter aggregatus MPL3 genomic window:
- a CDS encoding YfhO family protein: MTTRFRPIAGAFQPLLVQANRFGGPLLLFALMVLAYWRILLTDQYSWLNGQDLSSQVLPWLQFQAGELHAGRFPLWSPYEWGGQNLIGQGQPGVVNPLNWLLFAMPLRRGWLREGALNWWFFFIHYVAALNLYALARSLGTSRLPAIFGGLAFGLLGFLGSNDWPQMICGLVWAPLVFRFLLQANYAWAGFFLGLCWLSGHHQLPIFVSLAVAATAIAFRLYPAILTFIVAGLLAAPQLLPGLAYGRTARRWVGMDMPVGWQDKVAYFVHEQYANGPSALFSILLPGAELHTSLFLGCTALVLAIWAIRTNWIRREVKLFTGLGIGALLYGLGRFGGLEPLLYSLLPMIEKARSPSMAGAIFTMSFAVLAALGMELHRSKPAHPISWRIHWGFGALVILLFSFAKLLPANQTRLEERWFAVAFVSLLVGLAYYAVAKGQMSQRTLYPLLLCAILIESANMNYFNMGNRHDKYVTSLLTPMSRHMDIREFLLTLPQPLRVTIDEKAIPYNFGDWQGVDVMGGYLASLDSAHVDLNWSNPRAAQLIGVGYHIGPTPRTEGSQLLFQGEHGINLWQNPLPPFPRAWLSSSTISYRNRDEADAYIDNQSIDLRQVTLTHNPVAGLESCPPGDTAVLLHNPGRVLIRTHANCNNLLVISDSDDAGWSVTVDGKPAQRINAFHALRAVQVPKGSHTVEWRYSAPGFRPGLALAAAGLLIPLWSSYRRKKQNTKGGIG, translated from the coding sequence ATGACCACTCGTTTCAGGCCCATCGCTGGTGCATTTCAACCACTCTTGGTTCAGGCCAACCGCTTCGGAGGCCCGCTTCTCCTGTTTGCCCTGATGGTTCTTGCTTACTGGCGCATCCTTCTGACCGACCAATACTCCTGGTTAAATGGGCAGGATCTGAGTAGCCAGGTCCTGCCCTGGCTCCAGTTCCAGGCAGGCGAACTCCACGCTGGACGCTTCCCCCTTTGGAGTCCCTACGAATGGGGCGGGCAAAATCTGATCGGACAGGGACAACCAGGCGTCGTCAATCCCTTGAACTGGCTTCTGTTCGCGATGCCCCTACGCAGAGGTTGGCTGCGGGAAGGGGCACTGAACTGGTGGTTCTTCTTCATCCACTATGTTGCGGCGCTCAATCTCTACGCGCTCGCCCGGTCTCTCGGCACCTCTCGCCTGCCAGCCATTTTCGGTGGTCTCGCCTTCGGGTTGCTCGGTTTTCTCGGGTCCAACGACTGGCCGCAAATGATCTGCGGCCTGGTTTGGGCTCCGCTCGTTTTCCGCTTCCTGCTCCAGGCCAACTACGCCTGGGCAGGCTTCTTCCTGGGTTTGTGTTGGCTCAGCGGGCACCACCAGCTTCCGATCTTTGTCAGTCTGGCAGTTGCGGCAACCGCCATCGCATTCCGCCTCTACCCTGCCATCCTCACCTTCATCGTCGCGGGGCTTTTGGCAGCCCCCCAACTCCTGCCCGGTCTCGCTTATGGCCGGACCGCACGCCGTTGGGTTGGCATGGACATGCCCGTTGGATGGCAGGATAAGGTGGCCTACTTTGTTCACGAACAGTATGCGAACGGCCCCAGCGCACTCTTCTCGATCCTGCTGCCCGGCGCGGAGTTGCACACCAGTCTCTTCCTCGGCTGCACCGCGCTGGTGTTGGCCATCTGGGCCATCCGTACCAACTGGATCCGCCGCGAAGTCAAGCTCTTCACCGGCCTCGGCATCGGCGCCTTACTCTATGGCCTCGGCCGCTTTGGGGGATTGGAGCCGCTGCTCTACAGCCTCTTGCCAATGATTGAGAAGGCGCGCAGTCCTTCCATGGCAGGCGCCATCTTTACGATGTCTTTTGCCGTACTTGCCGCCCTGGGCATGGAACTCCATCGCTCCAAGCCCGCACACCCGATTTCCTGGAGAATCCACTGGGGCTTTGGCGCCTTGGTGATTCTGCTCTTTTCGTTTGCCAAGCTACTGCCGGCGAATCAAACCCGATTGGAAGAACGCTGGTTTGCGGTTGCCTTCGTTAGTCTGCTGGTTGGTCTCGCCTACTATGCCGTGGCGAAGGGACAAATGTCGCAACGCACCCTGTATCCACTGCTGCTCTGCGCCATCCTGATCGAAAGCGCCAATATGAATTACTTCAATATGGGGAATCGCCATGACAAATACGTCACCAGCCTGCTGACTCCGATGTCCCGCCATATGGACATCCGTGAGTTCCTTCTCACCTTGCCGCAGCCACTACGCGTCACGATCGATGAGAAGGCGATCCCTTATAACTTCGGGGACTGGCAAGGGGTCGACGTCATGGGAGGCTATCTGGCCAGCCTCGATTCGGCTCATGTCGACCTCAACTGGTCCAATCCCCGAGCCGCGCAACTGATCGGAGTTGGTTATCACATCGGCCCCACGCCGCGAACCGAAGGCTCCCAACTCCTATTCCAAGGTGAGCACGGCATCAACCTCTGGCAGAATCCCCTGCCTCCATTTCCGCGCGCCTGGCTCAGTTCTTCTACGATCTCGTACCGCAATCGGGACGAAGCTGACGCTTATATCGATAACCAGTCGATCGACTTGCGCCAGGTCACGCTCACCCACAACCCGGTGGCCGGCCTCGAGAGCTGCCCACCCGGTGACACCGCCGTCCTCCTCCACAACCCGGGACGCGTCCTGATCCGGACCCACGCCAATTGCAACAATCTGCTGGTGATCTCGGATTCCGACGATGCCGGCTGGAGTGTCACCGTCGACGGAAAACCCGCCCAGCGGATCAACGCCTTCCATGCCCTCCGCGCCGTGCAAGTTCCCAAAGGCAGTCATACGGTCGAGTGGCGCTATAGTGCTCCTGGCTTCCGGCCGGGCCTGGCGCTCGCAGCCGCCGGCTTGCTCATTCCACTGTGGAGCAGTTATCGCCGCAAGAAACAAAACACAAAGGGCGGCATCGGTTAG
- a CDS encoding DUF6600 domain-containing protein has translation MRRFIYSLSMLAGLVLPALGQQDDDAARGVARVSVIAGDVSVRRGDSGDQVAATVNAPLMAQDSLMTGVGARAEMQFDAANLVRLSGNTEVRIAELQSQRVQLNIAGGLVTFRMLQNSQSEVDLNTPSVSVRPLRQGQYRIQVNEDGTTEVTVREGEVDLYTPQGSRRLGQGKTLIVRAAAEGTDGTFQIVNAQSIDGWDQWNRSRDQELLTSRSQQYLPQGAYGAEQLDNSGDWTYSEPYGYVWQPRVDADWAPYRDGRWSWLDWYGWSWVSYDPWGWAPYHYGRWFNNGGRWCWWPGARGSRSYWSPALVSFFGFGSGRGGGFGIGFNFGNVGWVPLAPYETYNRWWGRGYYGGRGFGNTTIINNTNITNIYRNARVKGGASFVDANNFNRGVSHLGGKGYQAANLHDIRNAGEVRGQLGIVPGRESLGFSRQDGVRGGGSIANRPDQRFQSRREVSSVERVPFEQQRQNFVGASRGNGQTGMVDRGGNASSPNEGFRRLGGDSNAATRGGQQGSDGFVQRGGRGAESGAGRGGGQTSEGFVQRGERGAEAGTRGGGQTSDGFVQRGNSSGSGNDNVRGGWQRFGDAGVNSGVRGGGQNNNGFVQRDRSASAPVSGSDPSSMRGRGVGAVDVSPRIVQNGGRAWGSESQNIGQQPRQNQGSSDPYGGGSRGNANSNSGWSGFGGVRGGGSSGPAVQQSAPRTSPSYGGGGGGYSPSPRMSAPSAPSYGGGGSAPRMSAPSAPSGGGGFRGGGGAPSGGGGGGHSGGGGGSSAGRSGGGGGHSGGRR, from the coding sequence ATGCGCCGCTTTATCTATTCGCTGAGCATGTTAGCTGGGTTGGTCCTGCCTGCTTTAGGGCAGCAGGATGACGACGCCGCGCGCGGCGTTGCACGAGTGAGCGTGATCGCCGGAGATGTTTCCGTGCGAAGAGGAGACAGTGGCGATCAAGTTGCTGCCACTGTGAACGCGCCGTTGATGGCGCAGGACAGTTTGATGACTGGTGTGGGGGCGCGGGCCGAGATGCAGTTTGATGCTGCGAATCTGGTGCGCTTGTCGGGCAATACGGAGGTCCGCATTGCCGAGCTGCAGAGCCAACGCGTGCAGTTGAACATTGCTGGCGGACTGGTGACTTTCCGCATGCTGCAGAATTCGCAGTCAGAAGTCGATCTCAATACGCCGAGCGTGAGTGTCCGGCCGTTGCGGCAGGGCCAATATCGCATTCAGGTGAATGAGGATGGCACAACCGAGGTGACAGTTCGCGAAGGAGAAGTCGACCTCTATACGCCGCAGGGTTCCCGCCGTCTGGGACAAGGCAAGACTTTGATTGTGCGCGCCGCTGCGGAGGGTACTGACGGCACCTTCCAGATTGTCAACGCGCAGAGCATCGATGGCTGGGACCAGTGGAACCGGTCGCGCGACCAGGAACTGCTTACGTCGCGAAGCCAGCAGTACTTGCCACAGGGCGCCTATGGTGCTGAGCAACTGGATAATTCCGGAGACTGGACCTATTCGGAACCCTATGGCTATGTGTGGCAACCTCGCGTCGATGCTGATTGGGCTCCTTATCGCGACGGCCGCTGGAGCTGGCTGGACTGGTATGGATGGAGCTGGGTGAGCTACGATCCCTGGGGCTGGGCTCCCTATCACTATGGCCGTTGGTTTAACAACGGAGGCCGCTGGTGCTGGTGGCCTGGAGCGCGTGGCTCACGGAGCTACTGGTCGCCCGCGCTGGTCAGCTTCTTCGGGTTCGGTAGTGGCCGTGGCGGCGGATTCGGAATTGGCTTCAATTTCGGCAATGTCGGCTGGGTGCCTCTTGCTCCCTATGAAACCTACAACCGGTGGTGGGGACGCGGCTATTACGGTGGCCGTGGCTTTGGAAACACGACCATCATCAACAACACGAACATCACGAACATCTACCGGAATGCCCGGGTCAAGGGTGGGGCGAGTTTCGTCGATGCGAACAATTTCAATCGTGGGGTGAGCCATCTCGGTGGGAAGGGCTATCAGGCGGCAAACTTGCATGACATCCGCAATGCCGGAGAAGTGCGCGGACAGCTAGGAATCGTTCCTGGACGGGAGAGTCTCGGATTCTCGCGGCAGGATGGAGTCCGGGGTGGTGGCTCGATTGCCAACCGTCCGGACCAGCGCTTCCAGTCCCGTCGTGAAGTGAGTTCTGTCGAACGAGTGCCGTTTGAGCAGCAGCGGCAGAACTTTGTTGGCGCCTCGCGCGGCAATGGGCAGACGGGTATGGTGGATCGCGGCGGCAATGCCTCGAGTCCGAATGAAGGATTCCGGAGGCTGGGCGGCGATTCGAATGCAGCCACTCGTGGCGGCCAGCAGGGCAGCGATGGCTTCGTTCAGCGCGGCGGACGCGGTGCGGAAAGCGGCGCCGGTCGTGGTGGCGGACAAACGAGTGAGGGCTTCGTGCAACGCGGCGAACGCGGGGCTGAAGCTGGCACCCGCGGCGGCGGACAGACAAGCGATGGCTTCGTGCAACGCGGTAATAGCAGCGGATCGGGCAACGATAACGTTCGTGGTGGATGGCAGCGCTTTGGAGATGCAGGGGTGAACTCTGGAGTCCGGGGTGGCGGCCAGAACAACAATGGCTTCGTTCAGCGCGATCGCTCGGCGAGTGCGCCGGTCTCGGGGTCAGATCCCTCCTCGATGCGTGGACGCGGTGTGGGTGCGGTGGATGTGAGTCCGCGCATCGTGCAGAATGGCGGACGCGCTTGGGGTTCTGAGTCGCAGAACATCGGACAGCAGCCACGCCAAAATCAGGGATCGAGTGACCCCTATGGTGGCGGCAGCCGTGGGAATGCCAATAGCAATTCCGGTTGGAGCGGCTTTGGTGGCGTTCGTGGCGGTGGGAGCTCTGGACCCGCCGTCCAGCAATCGGCTCCCCGGACTTCGCCTTCCTACGGCGGCGGTGGTGGAGGCTATTCGCCATCTCCGCGGATGAGTGCCCCTTCGGCACCCTCCTATGGCGGCGGTGGCTCCGCTCCCAGGATGAGTGCTCCTTCGGCGCCCTCTGGTGGTGGCGGATTCCGCGGAGGCGGGGGTGCCCCGTCTGGTGGAGGCGGCGGAGGCCACAGCGGTGGCGGTGGTGGTTCCTCTGCTGGCCGGAGTGGTGGAGGCGGCGGCCACAGTGGCGGCCGTCGCTAG
- a CDS encoding Rrf2 family transcriptional regulator, protein MATNTRFAVAVHSAGMIALGDRMVVTSETIAKSVGTHPVVVRRVFGMLVRAGLVQVRKGQNGGALLTRPPDRITLGDIYRAVEHSPVLAVPQASHKCECKVGMVVGKVLRRFFSTAEDDMLRRLDRTKLADVIKAVDRE, encoded by the coding sequence ATGGCGACGAATACCCGATTTGCGGTTGCGGTACACAGTGCAGGCATGATTGCGCTGGGGGACCGCATGGTGGTGACCTCAGAGACGATCGCGAAGAGTGTCGGCACTCATCCGGTGGTGGTGCGGCGAGTATTTGGAATGTTGGTGCGGGCTGGTCTTGTGCAGGTGCGCAAAGGGCAGAATGGGGGAGCTCTGCTGACGCGGCCCCCGGATCGGATTACGCTCGGGGACATCTATCGCGCGGTGGAACACAGTCCGGTTCTTGCTGTGCCACAAGCCAGCCATAAGTGTGAATGCAAGGTGGGAATGGTAGTGGGTAAGGTATTGCGGCGTTTCTTCTCCACCGCGGAAGACGATATGTTGCGACGACTGGATCGAACGAAATTAGCTGATGTGATCAAGGCAGTTGATCGCGAGTAG
- a CDS encoding ABC transporter ATP-binding protein yields MSAKPPKKKINYSKAFAEARTLVHAHRWRLVLGLTLMLITRGVGLVLPASTKYVIDEVIGKGRSDMLWKVAVVALGATIVQALSSFAVSQVLGVAAQRAITEMRKRVQAHIERLPVSYFDSMKTGQLISRIMQDAEGVRNLVGTGLVQLTGGIVTAVLCLGVLCYLNWKMTLLTIGVLGVFGSVMSFAFKKLRPLFRLRGEITAQVTGRLTESLGGIRVVKAYTAERRERLVFSKGVHRLFRNIAESMTGVSFVMAFSSMIVGAIGMVIFLFGGSAVIRGEMTLGDLFMYAAFTGLMAMPVVELASIGTQLTEAFAGLDRIREVLDVKTEDAEDGSKENVGPLRGEIVFDHINFEYTPGALVLKDVSFTAPAGSTTALVGSSGSGKSTMISLVMNFNQPKSGRVLVDGRDLQSLKMREYRSNLGVVFQDNFLFDGTIAENVSFAQPGATRAEIEEACRVAHCAEFIERFEKGYDTIVGERGVKLSGGQRQRVAIARAILADPKILILDEATSSLDSESEALIQDALRSLRHGRTTFVIAHRLSTIRAANQILVIEDGEIVERGTHAELMAMAGRYRELHDRQHEFEKNQFINPGEDFTSLLAVGK; encoded by the coding sequence ATGAGCGCTAAGCCGCCTAAGAAAAAGATTAACTATTCGAAAGCGTTTGCAGAAGCGCGCACTCTCGTGCATGCGCATCGCTGGCGGCTTGTTCTGGGTCTGACCTTGATGTTGATTACCCGAGGCGTGGGGCTTGTGCTTCCGGCATCGACCAAGTACGTGATCGACGAAGTGATCGGGAAGGGCCGGAGCGACATGCTCTGGAAGGTGGCTGTCGTTGCGCTCGGGGCAACGATTGTCCAAGCCTTGTCGTCCTTTGCGGTGTCGCAGGTGCTGGGCGTTGCGGCGCAACGGGCCATTACGGAGATGCGGAAGCGGGTGCAGGCGCATATCGAGCGTCTGCCGGTAAGCTATTTCGATTCGATGAAAACCGGCCAACTGATTTCGCGCATTATGCAGGATGCCGAGGGGGTGCGAAATCTGGTGGGGACCGGGTTGGTGCAACTGACCGGCGGCATCGTGACCGCTGTACTTTGCCTGGGTGTGTTGTGTTACCTGAACTGGAAAATGACGTTGCTGACCATTGGGGTGCTGGGCGTGTTCGGTAGCGTGATGTCATTTGCCTTTAAGAAGCTCAGGCCACTGTTCCGGTTGCGGGGCGAGATTACGGCGCAGGTGACGGGCCGGCTGACGGAGAGTCTTGGTGGGATTCGGGTTGTAAAAGCCTATACCGCAGAACGGCGCGAGCGGCTTGTATTCTCGAAAGGCGTGCACCGCCTCTTCCGCAATATTGCCGAATCGATGACTGGTGTGTCGTTTGTGATGGCTTTCTCCTCGATGATTGTGGGCGCCATTGGCATGGTGATCTTCCTGTTTGGCGGGAGTGCCGTGATCCGCGGCGAGATGACCTTGGGCGACCTCTTTATGTACGCCGCATTCACCGGCCTGATGGCCATGCCGGTGGTGGAGCTTGCTTCCATCGGGACGCAGCTTACGGAAGCATTTGCGGGGCTGGATCGCATTCGCGAAGTGCTGGACGTCAAGACGGAGGATGCCGAAGATGGATCGAAAGAAAATGTCGGGCCACTCCGCGGTGAGATTGTGTTTGATCACATTAATTTCGAATACACCCCAGGGGCGCTCGTGCTGAAGGATGTCAGTTTCACGGCGCCAGCGGGAAGTACGACTGCGTTGGTGGGCTCCAGCGGTTCTGGAAAGAGCACGATGATCAGCCTGGTGATGAACTTCAATCAACCCAAGAGTGGCCGCGTGCTGGTGGATGGCCGGGATCTGCAGAGTTTGAAGATGCGAGAGTATCGATCGAATCTCGGTGTTGTTTTTCAGGACAACTTTCTGTTTGATGGGACCATCGCCGAGAATGTCTCCTTCGCGCAGCCGGGGGCGACACGGGCGGAAATCGAAGAAGCCTGCCGAGTGGCGCATTGCGCCGAGTTTATTGAACGCTTTGAAAAGGGCTATGACACGATTGTCGGGGAGCGTGGCGTGAAGCTCTCCGGCGGACAGCGGCAGCGCGTGGCGATTGCGCGTGCCATCCTGGCGGACCCGAAGATTCTGATTCTGGATGAGGCGACTTCGAGCCTGGACAGCGAAAGTGAAGCCTTGATTCAGGATGCGCTGCGATCTTTGCGCCATGGCCGGACGACCTTTGTGATTGCGCATCGCCTTTCGACGATTCGCGCTGCCAATCAAATTCTGGTGATCGAAGATGGCGAGATTGTGGAGCGGGGCACCCATGCGGAACTGATGGCAATGGCGGGCCGGTATCGTGAGTTGCACGATCGGCAGCACGAGTTCGAGAAGAACCAGTTCATCAATCCTGGGGAAGATTTTACGTCTCTATTGGCTGTAGGAAAGTAA
- a CDS encoding DUF6526 family protein, whose product MSEAGQNFKNHARFHPPFHYVVAPIFVFHFVWTARGMWRQPSWNSAEALLVAIGLLALAVVSRTSALKAQDRTIRLEERLRYAAVLPPDLAARASELPVGKIVALRFASDGELAGLVGQVLSGQLKSGKEIKKSIKNWRADTCRV is encoded by the coding sequence ATGTCTGAAGCTGGACAGAACTTCAAGAATCATGCGCGGTTTCATCCGCCATTTCACTACGTCGTGGCTCCTATCTTTGTGTTCCATTTTGTATGGACGGCAAGGGGGATGTGGCGTCAACCCAGCTGGAACAGTGCAGAAGCGCTGTTGGTCGCCATCGGACTGCTGGCGCTGGCGGTTGTCTCGCGCACTTCCGCACTCAAGGCGCAAGACCGGACGATTCGCCTGGAGGAACGTTTGCGCTATGCTGCGGTTCTTCCTCCCGACCTTGCTGCGCGGGCCAGCGAGTTGCCTGTCGGCAAGATTGTAGCGCTTCGATTTGCCTCGGATGGAGAACTGGCTGGTTTGGTGGGACAGGTGCTGTCGGGACAACTGAAGAGTGGCAAGGAAATCAAAAAGTCGATTAAAAATTGGAGAGCGGACACTTGCAGAGTGTGA
- a CDS encoding LacI family DNA-binding transcriptional regulator produces MKTTLRDIARESGLDISTVSRCLSGAYGINKDTRAMVVETARKLNYIPNSLARGLATGLSRTIALLVNDIRNPYYAELARGVEDTAFEAGFDLVLGNSDLKWERQMHHVHAMASKQIDGLILNPAGVMGAKATDELARYRLPVVVLAATERKSPFSSVRVDNRGGGRLVGQHLRELGHTKVVVLGSNLKQRNLTERLKGFEESFGSGYRVVLGENSHAGAKAMMEELLAAPLDFSAVFAVNDSMAIGALEAMKFAGILVPQDVSLIGFDDIPIAALLDPPLTTIAQPKYETGVVATEILLAKIRGSGKEYVPAVENRELDVHLVARKSTATR; encoded by the coding sequence ATGAAGACAACGCTCCGGGATATTGCGCGTGAAAGCGGTCTCGACATCAGCACCGTTTCCCGATGTTTATCGGGCGCCTATGGCATCAATAAAGACACTCGAGCGATGGTGGTGGAGACTGCCCGGAAACTGAACTATATCCCCAATAGCCTGGCTCGCGGGCTGGCCACGGGACTCTCGAGAACCATCGCGCTGCTGGTGAACGACATCCGCAACCCCTATTATGCCGAGCTGGCGCGTGGCGTTGAAGATACAGCATTTGAAGCGGGTTTCGATCTGGTACTGGGGAACTCCGATCTGAAATGGGAGCGGCAGATGCACCACGTGCATGCCATGGCTTCCAAGCAAATCGACGGGTTGATTCTGAATCCGGCCGGTGTGATGGGCGCCAAAGCAACGGATGAATTGGCCCGTTACCGCTTGCCCGTTGTCGTGCTGGCGGCGACCGAGCGGAAGAGTCCGTTCAGTAGCGTTCGCGTTGACAATCGCGGGGGAGGGCGTCTGGTGGGCCAGCACCTGCGCGAGCTAGGGCACACGAAGGTTGTTGTACTCGGATCGAATTTGAAGCAAAGGAATTTGACGGAGCGGCTGAAAGGCTTCGAAGAGAGCTTTGGATCGGGCTATCGGGTGGTGTTGGGGGAAAACAGTCACGCCGGGGCGAAGGCGATGATGGAAGAGCTGCTGGCAGCTCCTCTGGACTTTAGCGCGGTATTTGCGGTGAACGACTCAATGGCAATCGGTGCGTTGGAGGCAATGAAATTCGCTGGCATCTTGGTGCCGCAGGATGTGAGCCTGATTGGATTCGATGACATTCCGATTGCCGCGCTTCTCGATCCGCCGCTGACGACGATTGCGCAACCGAAGTATGAGACCGGCGTTGTGGCGACGGAGATTCTGCTGGCGAAGATCCGGGGGAGTGGCAAGGAGTACGTGCCGGCGGTGGAGAATCGTGAACTGGATGTTCACTTGGTAGCGCGGAAGTCAACCGCTACGCGATGA
- the glgC gene encoding glucose-1-phosphate adenylyltransferase, which yields MDKILAILLAGGAGERLSPLTRNTAKPAVPFGGIYRIIDFTLSNCLNSGLRQIYIMTQYKSLDLTRHIRDGWAIFSGEIGEFIETMPPMKRMHDDWYLGTADAVYQNIESIEAEAPESVLILSADHIYKMNYSEMRDWHRRQQADITIATIQIAPEEAGRFGVAQINPSYRIIGFEEKPAHGHPARSPFDPSMVSASMGIYLFNTKILLDALRTDAADPHSSHDFGKDILPKLIHQHKVSAYDFHDLNAKRVRYWRDVGTLDAYYDANIDLVSVIPEFNLYDKAWPIRTNPPMYPPAKFVLAYEGTRMGVAIDSVVAPGVIVSGARVQRSVLSPGVRVNSYTAIDDSILLSNAEIGRHCHLRRTIVCPNVRIPEGTRSGFDRTEDLARGYTVTESGITVIA from the coding sequence ATGGATAAGATCCTTGCCATCCTTCTCGCTGGCGGCGCTGGAGAGCGGCTCTCTCCGCTCACCCGCAATACAGCGAAACCAGCTGTTCCTTTTGGCGGGATCTATCGCATTATCGACTTCACCCTGTCGAACTGCCTGAACTCCGGACTCCGTCAGATCTACATCATGACGCAGTACAAGAGCCTCGATCTCACACGGCACATTCGAGACGGTTGGGCAATCTTCTCCGGCGAAATCGGTGAGTTCATTGAGACCATGCCGCCCATGAAGCGCATGCACGACGACTGGTATCTCGGCACCGCCGATGCCGTCTACCAGAACATCGAATCAATCGAAGCAGAAGCTCCGGAATCTGTTCTGATCCTCTCTGCCGATCACATCTACAAGATGAATTACAGCGAGATGAGAGACTGGCATCGCCGGCAGCAAGCCGACATTACCATTGCCACCATCCAGATCGCGCCCGAAGAGGCAGGACGTTTCGGTGTCGCCCAGATCAATCCGAGTTACCGCATCATCGGGTTTGAAGAGAAACCGGCGCATGGACATCCGGCGCGCTCCCCCTTTGACCCCAGCATGGTCTCGGCCTCGATGGGCATTTACCTTTTCAATACAAAGATTCTGCTCGACGCCCTGCGCACCGACGCCGCTGATCCCCATTCCTCCCACGACTTCGGCAAAGACATCCTCCCCAAGCTCATCCACCAGCACAAAGTGAGCGCCTATGACTTTCACGACTTAAACGCCAAGCGGGTGCGCTACTGGCGCGATGTCGGCACCCTCGATGCCTACTACGATGCGAACATCGATCTGGTCTCGGTCATTCCGGAGTTCAATTTGTACGACAAGGCTTGGCCTATCCGGACGAATCCGCCGATGTACCCGCCCGCAAAGTTTGTGCTCGCCTACGAGGGGACGCGCATGGGGGTTGCGATCGATTCCGTCGTTGCACCGGGGGTGATTGTCTCAGGAGCCCGCGTCCAGCGTTCTGTCCTCTCCCCAGGCGTGCGCGTGAATTCGTATACCGCCATTGACGATTCGATTCTGCTCTCCAATGCAGAGATCGGCCGCCATTGCCACTTGCGCCGTACCATCGTATGTCCGAACGTGCGGATTCCAGAAGGAACTCGTTCCGGGTTCGACCGGACAGAAGACCTCGCCCGGGGTTATACCGTCACCGAGAGCGGCATCACCGTCATCGCGTAG